The following coding sequences lie in one Komagataeibacter sucrofermentans DSM 15973 genomic window:
- a CDS encoding delta(1)-pyrroline-2-carboxylate reductase family protein has translation MQQYSAPETRALLPFPALIDALAQAARDTAQGQILCPERTTIRTSDQRGALMSMPCVADDIMVTKLLTLFASNPAHGLPAIQGQVICAEAQAGRFLFTLDGPTVTMRRTAGISLLGIRTLAHGPVQRVLLIGTGTQAIAHLQALDAIHPGITIVIRGRTPERARAFCAAHAMPSLNVRPEQAHEDPFDVVLTLTASTSVIYNEPARASCLVIGVGAYRTDMVEIGPTTIAGSALYVDDPIGAPTEAGDLYQAGVDWQTVHPLSLALQGRIPPAEQPVLFKSVGCAAWDLAACRVARLQGG, from the coding sequence ATGCAGCAGTATTCCGCGCCTGAAACGCGCGCCCTTCTCCCCTTCCCTGCCCTGATCGATGCCCTGGCACAGGCGGCGCGTGATACGGCTCAGGGCCAGATCCTGTGCCCCGAGCGCACCACCATCCGCACCAGCGACCAGCGCGGCGCGCTCATGAGCATGCCCTGCGTGGCTGATGACATCATGGTCACCAAACTGCTGACCCTGTTTGCCAGCAATCCGGCCCACGGATTGCCCGCCATACAGGGGCAGGTCATCTGCGCCGAAGCGCAGGCCGGGCGCTTTCTGTTCACGCTTGATGGCCCCACCGTCACCATGCGTCGCACTGCCGGCATCAGCCTGCTTGGCATCCGCACGCTGGCGCACGGCCCCGTGCAGCGCGTGCTGCTGATCGGCACCGGCACGCAGGCCATCGCGCATCTGCAGGCCCTTGATGCCATCCATCCCGGCATTACCATTGTCATACGCGGGCGCACGCCCGAGCGGGCGCGGGCCTTCTGCGCGGCGCACGCCATGCCAAGCCTGAACGTGCGCCCCGAACAGGCGCATGAAGATCCCTTTGATGTGGTGCTGACGCTCACGGCCAGCACATCGGTCATCTATAATGAACCCGCCCGCGCATCCTGCCTTGTCATAGGCGTTGGCGCCTACCGGACCGACATGGTGGAAATTGGCCCCACCACCATTGCGGGTAGCGCCCTTTATGTTGATGACCCGATCGGCGCCCCGACGGAAGCGGGCGATCTGTATCAGGCAGGCGTGGACTGGCAGACCGTCCATCCCCTCTCGCTGGCGCTGCAAGGTCGCATTCCGCCTGCGGAGCAGCCTGTGCTTTTCAAATCCGTCGGGTGCGCCGCGTGGGATCTGGCCGCCTGCCGGGTAGCCCGCCTGCAGGGAGGATAA
- a CDS encoding Rrf2 family transcriptional regulator, which produces MRLTLHTDYALRTLIYLGIHTDRLTSIREVAQAYGISENHLIKIIHRLGQGGFVETIRGRNGGLRLGRPAAQIVIGDVVRYTEEDMGLVACMQPTPPEGVTRKGCILSDVCRLRGVLNEALGLFISVLDRYTLADVMTDRERKMLGAPLPA; this is translated from the coding sequence ATGCGCCTGACCCTGCATACCGATTATGCCCTGAGAACCCTGATCTATCTGGGCATCCATACCGACCGCCTGACGTCGATCAGGGAGGTCGCGCAGGCTTATGGTATTTCGGAAAATCATCTGATCAAGATCATCCACAGGCTGGGACAGGGCGGCTTTGTGGAAACCATCCGTGGGCGCAATGGCGGCCTGCGGTTGGGCCGGCCTGCCGCGCAGATCGTGATCGGTGATGTCGTGCGCTATACGGAAGAAGATATGGGACTGGTGGCCTGCATGCAGCCCACACCCCCTGAAGGCGTAACCCGCAAGGGCTGCATCCTGAGCGATGTGTGCCGCCTGCGCGGCGTGCTTAATGAAGCGCTGGGGTTATTCATCTCGGTGCTGGACCGTTATACGCTGGCGGATGTCATGACCGACCGGGAACGCAAGATGCTCGGCGCCCCGCTTCCTGCCTGA
- a CDS encoding DUF3311 domain-containing protein, whose product MKKTILLLLPFAGLLWVPLYNRHDPVLLGFPFFYWYQLAWVPVTSVLIWMAWKVDKQS is encoded by the coding sequence ATGAAAAAAACCATACTCCTCCTGCTGCCCTTTGCCGGGCTGCTGTGGGTGCCGCTATATAACCGGCACGATCCGGTGCTGCTCGGCTTCCCGTTCTTTTACTGGTACCAGCTTGCCTGGGTGCCCGTAACCTCCGTCCTGATCTGGATGGCGTGGAAGGTGGACAAACAGTCATGA
- the ppdK gene encoding pyruvate, phosphate dikinase → MTKWVYSFGDGLNEGRAEMRNLLGGKGANLAEMAANGLPVPPGFTITTEVCSAFYENGRKYPAELEAQVNEALRRVEQSMGLRFGDAAAPLLVSVRSGARVSMPGMMDTVLNLGLNDETVEGLARSSGDARFAWDSYRRFIQMYGSVVMGVPHHHFEDVLEQFKRASKVEDDTAITAEQWRTIVADYRHLISTHAGTEFPTSPQDQLWGAIGAVFGSWMNPRANTYRKLHEIPASWGTAVNVQSMVFGNMGDDCATGVCFTRDPSTGENIFYGEYLINAQGEDVVAGIRTPQPMACARAEAGQHPMETTLPQAYAELMRVRSVLETHYKDMQDIEFTVQRNVLYILQTRSGKRTAAAALKIAIDMAREGLITQEDAIRRVPASSLDQLLHPTLDPKAERVQLTRGLPASPGAAAGAVVFSAEECEARAAKGEDVILVRIETSPEDVHGMHAARGVLTTRGGMTSHAAVVARGMGRVCVAGAGSIHVDYAAGTMTIGAHTIAQGEWITLDGGTGAVYLGRVPTIAPTLSDDFNTLMGWADSVRRLGVRANAETPDDAATARRFGAEGIGLARTEHMFFGPDRIGLVRQMIIADDELVRQKAIAGLLPFQRDDFASLFRIMAGLPVTVRLLDPPLHEFLPHEEAEMAEVAQALGKGVEEVRTRCAALAETNPMLGHRGCRLGLTSPEIYAMQVRALIQAAVIVEKELGKPIRPEIMIPLVATQAELATTRRAAEDEIARVLKEEGTNLNYYIGTMIELPRAAIQADKIAEYADFFSFGTNDLTQTTFGLSRDDAGSFLPYYVDNGLLPRDPFVSIDRDGVGALVRLGVERGRQTSPDLKLGICGEHGGDPDSIAFFDEVGLDYVSCSPFRVPVARLAAAQAALATRNKVGNPA, encoded by the coding sequence ATGACCAAATGGGTTTATAGCTTCGGAGATGGCCTGAACGAAGGGCGCGCGGAGATGCGCAACCTTCTGGGCGGCAAAGGCGCCAACCTGGCGGAAATGGCGGCAAACGGCCTGCCGGTGCCCCCGGGCTTCACCATTACAACGGAAGTCTGTTCGGCCTTTTATGAAAATGGCCGGAAATACCCCGCCGAGCTTGAGGCGCAGGTGAACGAGGCGCTGCGCCGGGTCGAGCAGTCGATGGGCCTGCGCTTTGGCGATGCAGCCGCCCCGCTGCTGGTTTCGGTGCGTTCGGGCGCGCGCGTGTCCATGCCGGGCATGATGGATACCGTGCTCAACCTCGGCCTCAATGACGAGACGGTGGAAGGTCTGGCCCGGTCCTCCGGCGATGCCCGCTTCGCATGGGACAGCTACCGCCGCTTCATCCAGATGTATGGTTCGGTGGTGATGGGCGTGCCCCACCATCACTTCGAGGATGTGCTCGAGCAGTTCAAGCGCGCGAGCAAGGTGGAAGACGATACCGCCATCACGGCAGAGCAGTGGCGCACCATCGTGGCCGATTACCGCCACCTCATCAGCACCCATGCCGGAACCGAATTCCCCACCAGCCCGCAGGACCAGCTCTGGGGTGCGATCGGGGCGGTGTTCGGCTCGTGGATGAACCCGCGCGCTAATACCTACCGCAAGCTGCACGAGATCCCGGCCTCATGGGGCACGGCGGTCAACGTGCAGTCCATGGTGTTCGGCAACATGGGCGATGACTGCGCCACGGGCGTGTGCTTCACGCGCGATCCGTCCACGGGCGAGAACATTTTCTACGGCGAATACCTCATCAACGCGCAGGGCGAGGACGTGGTGGCGGGCATCCGCACGCCGCAGCCCATGGCGTGTGCGCGCGCCGAGGCGGGCCAGCACCCGATGGAAACTACCCTGCCGCAGGCTTACGCCGAGCTGATGCGCGTGCGCTCCGTGCTGGAAACCCATTACAAGGACATGCAGGACATCGAATTCACCGTCCAGCGCAACGTCCTCTACATTCTCCAGACCCGCAGCGGCAAGCGTACCGCCGCAGCAGCGCTGAAGATCGCCATCGACATGGCGCGTGAAGGCCTGATCACGCAGGAGGACGCGATCCGCCGCGTGCCGGCCTCCTCGCTCGACCAGCTTCTCCACCCCACGCTCGACCCCAAGGCCGAGCGCGTGCAGCTTACGCGCGGCCTGCCTGCATCGCCGGGGGCGGCTGCCGGTGCGGTCGTGTTCTCGGCCGAGGAATGCGAGGCGCGGGCGGCCAAGGGCGAGGACGTGATTCTTGTGCGTATCGAGACCTCGCCGGAGGACGTGCACGGCATGCACGCTGCCCGTGGCGTGCTCACCACCCGTGGCGGCATGACCTCGCACGCCGCCGTGGTGGCGCGTGGCATGGGCCGCGTGTGCGTGGCGGGCGCTGGCAGCATCCATGTCGATTACGCCGCTGGCACCATGACCATTGGCGCGCACACCATCGCGCAGGGCGAGTGGATCACGCTCGATGGCGGCACGGGGGCCGTCTATCTGGGCCGCGTGCCTACCATAGCACCCACGCTGTCCGATGATTTCAACACGCTCATGGGCTGGGCCGACAGCGTGCGCCGCCTTGGCGTGCGCGCCAACGCCGAAACGCCTGATGATGCCGCCACCGCCCGGCGCTTCGGCGCGGAGGGCATTGGCCTTGCCCGCACGGAGCACATGTTCTTCGGGCCTGACCGCATCGGGCTGGTGCGCCAGATGATCATCGCCGATGATGAACTGGTGCGCCAGAAGGCCATTGCGGGGCTGCTGCCCTTCCAGCGTGATGACTTCGCCAGCCTGTTCCGCATCATGGCCGGGCTGCCTGTTACCGTACGCCTGCTCGACCCGCCGCTGCACGAGTTCCTGCCGCATGAGGAAGCCGAGATGGCTGAAGTGGCGCAGGCGCTGGGCAAGGGCGTGGAAGAGGTTCGTACCCGCTGCGCGGCGCTGGCCGAGACTAACCCGATGCTGGGCCACCGTGGCTGCCGCCTTGGCCTGACCAGCCCGGAAATCTATGCCATGCAGGTGCGTGCCCTGATCCAGGCCGCCGTGATTGTGGAGAAGGAACTCGGCAAGCCCATCCGCCCCGAGATCATGATCCCGCTGGTGGCGACGCAGGCCGAACTGGCCACCACCCGCCGCGCTGCGGAAGACGAGATCGCCCGCGTGCTGAAGGAAGAGGGCACCAACCTCAACTACTACATCGGCACCATGATCGAACTGCCGCGTGCCGCCATCCAGGCGGACAAGATTGCGGAATATGCCGATTTCTTCTCGTTTGGCACCAACGACCTGACCCAGACCACCTTTGGCCTGTCGCGTGATGATGCGGGTTCATTCCTGCCTTACTACGTTGATAACGGCCTGCTGCCGCGCGACCCGTTCGTATCCATCGACCGTGATGGCGTGGGCGCGCTCGTGCGCCTTGGCGTGGAGCGTGGGCGCCAGACCAGCCCGGACCTCAAGCTGGGCATCTGCGGCGAGCATGGCGGCGACCCGGATTCCATCGCGTTCTTTGATGAAGTCGGGCTGGACTACGTATCGTGCTCGCCCTTCCGCGTGCCGGTGGCCCGCCTTGCCGCCGCACAGGCGGCCCTTGCCACCCGCAACAAGGTCGGCAACCCCGCCTGA
- a CDS encoding bacterioferritin-associated ferredoxin, whose translation MFVCSCNMLTDTDVETAARNGAVRPKEVYESKGCRAQCGNCVPGVVCILRQLARQGRKVMPEVAHVHPDMQAI comes from the coding sequence ATGTTTGTCTGCTCCTGCAATATGCTGACTGACACGGACGTAGAGACCGCCGCCCGCAATGGCGCGGTCAGGCCTAAAGAAGTCTATGAATCCAAGGGCTGTCGGGCCCAGTGCGGTAACTGCGTGCCCGGTGTGGTGTGCATCCTGCGACAGCTTGCCCGTCAGGGGCGCAAGGTCATGCCCGAGGTGGCGCATGTGCACCCCGATATGCAGGCCATCTGA
- a CDS encoding sodium:solute symporter gives MSASLPDNAAIGVFILFFVATIVLGSTVRFWRPLLNRRKATTHHSQGEEWGLGGREFGAWVTWFLVGGDFYTAYTVIAVPALVYSTGGFGFFALPYTIIVYPFIFAVMPKLWTIARDGGHATAADIVRARFGSRTLELAVAISGLVAVLPYIALQLIGIRTVVEALGYTGMLPLLFAFVSLAAYTWLGGLHAPALTAFIKDVMIYIAVLAAVIIVPIHLGGYGAMFHAATEHLPAIPGGRIVSQDQTVPYATLALSSAFAAFLYPHTLTGILAAKSADTIRQNAVFLPIYTIVLGLIALLGLMAHAAGIVTTSSSQVVPQLFLAIFPSWFAGFCFAAIAVGALVPASVMAIGAANLIMHNILPRHSESVTGSRLAGLGVKVGALGCVVFLNAKFAIDLQLLGGVIILQTFPALIMGLLPLRLSAPALIGGWASGSLFGLGLCWLDGLKPVHPIAFGGFSASVSTGLLALGVNIMVTMVLGSVIRLALGASPSTLQPRQNMRRQG, from the coding sequence ATGAGCGCCTCCCTGCCTGACAATGCCGCCATTGGCGTGTTTATCCTCTTTTTTGTCGCAACCATCGTGCTGGGCAGCACGGTGCGGTTCTGGCGCCCGCTGCTCAACCGCCGCAAGGCCACGACCCATCACAGCCAGGGCGAGGAATGGGGGCTGGGCGGGCGTGAGTTCGGCGCCTGGGTGACATGGTTTCTGGTGGGGGGTGATTTCTATACCGCCTACACGGTCATCGCGGTGCCCGCGCTGGTCTATTCCACCGGGGGGTTCGGCTTTTTCGCGCTGCCCTACACCATCATTGTCTATCCGTTCATCTTCGCCGTAATGCCAAAGCTGTGGACCATCGCGCGCGATGGCGGCCACGCCACGGCGGCCGATATCGTGCGCGCGCGCTTTGGCAGCCGCACGCTGGAACTGGCGGTGGCCATAAGCGGGCTGGTGGCGGTGCTGCCCTATATCGCGCTGCAGTTGATCGGCATCCGCACGGTTGTCGAAGCGCTGGGCTATACCGGCATGCTGCCGCTGCTGTTCGCGTTCGTGTCGCTGGCCGCCTATACGTGGCTGGGTGGCCTGCATGCGCCAGCGCTGACCGCGTTCATCAAGGATGTAATGATCTATATCGCCGTGCTGGCGGCGGTCATTATCGTGCCGATCCACCTTGGTGGCTATGGCGCCATGTTCCATGCGGCGACGGAACACCTGCCCGCCATCCCCGGCGGCCGCATCGTGTCACAGGACCAGACGGTACCCTATGCCACGCTTGCGCTTTCATCGGCTTTTGCCGCCTTCCTTTACCCGCATACGCTGACCGGCATTCTGGCGGCCAAATCCGCCGATACCATCCGGCAGAATGCCGTGTTCCTCCCCATCTACACCATTGTGCTCGGGCTGATCGCGCTGCTGGGGCTGATGGCGCATGCGGCGGGAATCGTAACCACGTCATCCTCGCAGGTGGTGCCGCAGCTGTTTCTGGCCATCTTCCCCTCATGGTTCGCGGGCTTCTGCTTTGCCGCCATTGCGGTGGGGGCGCTTGTGCCTGCCTCGGTCATGGCGATTGGCGCGGCCAACCTGATCATGCACAACATCCTGCCGCGCCATAGCGAATCGGTCACCGGCTCGCGTCTGGCCGGGCTGGGCGTGAAAGTGGGCGCGCTGGGCTGCGTCGTGTTCCTCAACGCCAAGTTCGCGATCGACCTGCAACTGCTGGGCGGCGTCATCATTCTCCAGACCTTCCCTGCGCTGATCATGGGCCTGCTGCCGCTGCGGCTGTCAGCCCCCGCACTGATTGGCGGCTGGGCTAGCGGCTCGCTGTTCGGGCTGGGGCTGTGCTGGCTGGATGGGCTCAAACCCGTGCACCCCATTGCGTTTGGTGGCTTTTCGGCTTCCGTTTCAACTGGACTGCTGGCGCTGGGCGTCAATATCATGGTGACGATGGTGCTGGGCAGCGTGATCCGGCTGGCGCTGGGGGCATCGCCCTCCACCCTCCAGCCCCGCCAGAACATGCGGCGGCAGGGCTGA
- a CDS encoding TonB-dependent receptor plug domain-containing protein, with protein sequence MNRRTSLLITTICSFVSYGAMAATPSGSATTADQKGSTVRAHHTATAQAHSRASTTLKAAKTDNGGVNSSGVEQISVSTGTHSTNRKARDSMSPVSVISGAALRRSGQMNLADALTRTNASINVTAMGADAGALTSAIRMRGLNPNEVLVLVDGKRRHTTANLYADSGPESGSTPVDLNMLPANAIDHIEVLEDGAAAMYGSDAIAGVVNIITKKQDHGLNLSGQTGANAYNGDGWNYQLNADGGMKLGQDGFLHISGQMYHTDHFVANNAHDHRLLGSQPASASSGTYTGPNAGKIATNSNKIMSTPEETRENLAIEWGKQFTPGINFYGLITYAHRHSEAYENYRTPSVGGSCTACESIAPYGFSPLETMEENDFAATLGLKGNNFMGFNWDLSTTYGEDIDKIGNKNTLNTSYVNTYGSSPRKARAETYSMAQWTNNIDFRRHFDIGHAVPMTLAFGAEERMESYNITAGNPVSYENGGTQGYAGISPGSAGTWYRDIWSWYLDGDFHLTKKWELDFAGRLEHYTDVGNTENGKISTRYNFNKRVAIRGTISTGFRAPTLAESHFSAVNVSPTGASGLLAADSSAAQAIGATKLKPERSTSVSGGIVLEPVDNFHVEADVYQINLRDRIVQDTNFGGSTPYGNTTQGEVAAQAIAQLASLPTGFSGYDNVYADYFTNGASTRTQGVDIKADYLFRFHKYGNLALSMSIDLNRTRLHHNGSNLNLADIASITSDNPRSKIILNAYYTYKNWDFNIRQTRYGQTTSMLQYQDWGPTGLQYSNNALQQFINTPHWLTDIEIGVRFQKNWHFAVGANNVFNVRPRMMSQELNALGAMPYDENSAQIPITGGYYYGRLNANF encoded by the coding sequence ATGAACAGACGCACTTCTCTTTTGATTACGACTATCTGCTCTTTTGTTTCCTATGGAGCGATGGCCGCCACACCATCTGGTAGCGCGACAACAGCGGATCAGAAGGGAAGCACCGTACGGGCGCACCACACTGCAACCGCACAGGCGCACAGCCGTGCCAGCACTACCCTCAAGGCCGCCAAGACCGATAATGGGGGCGTGAACAGCTCCGGTGTCGAGCAGATCAGCGTCTCCACCGGCACGCACTCCACCAACCGCAAGGCGCGTGACAGCATGAGCCCGGTCTCGGTCATCAGCGGGGCGGCCCTGCGCCGCTCGGGCCAGATGAACCTTGCCGATGCGCTGACCCGCACCAATGCCTCGATCAATGTCACCGCGATGGGTGCCGATGCGGGCGCGCTGACATCCGCCATCCGCATGCGTGGCCTGAACCCGAACGAAGTGCTCGTGCTCGTTGATGGCAAGCGCCGCCACACCACGGCCAACCTGTATGCGGATTCAGGCCCGGAATCAGGCTCCACTCCGGTTGACCTGAACATGCTCCCCGCCAATGCCATCGACCATATCGAAGTGCTCGAAGATGGCGCGGCCGCCATGTATGGCTCGGATGCGATCGCGGGCGTGGTCAACATCATTACCAAAAAGCAGGATCATGGCCTGAACCTGAGCGGCCAGACTGGCGCCAACGCCTATAATGGCGATGGCTGGAACTACCAGCTCAACGCCGATGGCGGCATGAAGCTCGGCCAGGACGGTTTCCTGCATATCAGCGGGCAGATGTACCACACCGATCATTTCGTGGCCAACAACGCGCATGATCACCGCCTGCTTGGCTCCCAGCCCGCCAGCGCCTCCAGCGGGACCTATACTGGCCCCAATGCAGGCAAGATCGCTACGAACTCCAACAAGATCATGAGCACGCCTGAAGAAACGCGTGAAAACCTGGCGATTGAATGGGGTAAGCAGTTCACCCCCGGCATCAATTTTTACGGGCTTATCACCTATGCCCATCGCCACTCGGAAGCTTATGAAAACTACCGCACGCCTTCCGTAGGCGGTAGCTGCACCGCGTGCGAAAGCATCGCCCCTTATGGTTTCTCCCCGCTGGAAACCATGGAAGAAAACGACTTTGCCGCCACGCTGGGCCTGAAGGGTAACAACTTCATGGGCTTCAACTGGGATCTCAGCACGACCTATGGCGAAGATATCGACAAGATCGGCAACAAGAACACCCTGAACACCAGCTACGTTAATACTTACGGCTCCAGCCCGCGCAAGGCGCGCGCCGAGACCTACAGCATGGCGCAGTGGACCAACAACATTGACTTCCGCCGCCATTTCGATATCGGGCATGCCGTGCCCATGACGCTGGCCTTCGGCGCTGAAGAGCGCATGGAATCCTACAACATTACAGCAGGCAACCCCGTCTCCTACGAAAATGGCGGCACGCAGGGCTATGCCGGTATTTCACCGGGTTCGGCTGGCACGTGGTATCGTGATATCTGGTCTTGGTACCTGGATGGCGACTTCCACCTGACCAAGAAGTGGGAACTCGATTTCGCGGGTCGACTGGAGCATTACACCGACGTCGGCAATACCGAGAACGGCAAGATTTCAACACGCTATAACTTCAACAAGCGCGTTGCCATCCGTGGCACCATCAGCACCGGTTTCCGTGCGCCCACACTGGCTGAATCGCACTTCAGCGCCGTCAACGTCTCGCCCACCGGTGCAAGTGGCCTGCTGGCCGCCGATTCCTCAGCCGCACAGGCCATTGGCGCGACCAAGCTGAAGCCCGAGCGTTCGACCAGCGTCAGCGGTGGTATCGTGCTGGAGCCCGTCGATAACTTCCATGTGGAAGCGGACGTGTACCAGATCAACCTGCGTGACCGTATTGTTCAGGATACGAACTTCGGTGGCTCCACCCCTTATGGCAATACGACCCAGGGTGAAGTCGCAGCACAGGCCATTGCCCAGTTGGCTTCGCTGCCGACCGGCTTCTCCGGTTACGATAACGTTTATGCCGATTACTTCACCAACGGTGCCAGCACCCGCACGCAGGGCGTGGACATCAAGGCGGATTACCTCTTCCGCTTCCACAAGTATGGCAATCTGGCGCTGTCGATGTCGATCGACCTCAACCGCACGCGCCTGCACCATAACGGCTCGAACCTGAACCTGGCGGATATTGCCTCGATCACGTCTGACAACCCGCGCAGCAAGATCATCCTGAACGCCTACTACACCTACAAAAACTGGGACTTCAACATCCGTCAGACCCGCTACGGCCAGACGACCTCCATGCTGCAGTACCAGGACTGGGGCCCAACCGGGCTGCAGTACTCCAACAACGCACTGCAGCAGTTCATCAACACCCCGCACTGGCTGACCGATATCGAGATTGGCGTGCGGTTCCAGAAGAACTGGCACTTCGCTGTTGGCGCGAACAACGTGTTCAATGTCCGCCCGCGCATGATGTCACAGGAACTCAATGCCCTTGGCGCCATGCCGTATGATGAGAACTCGGCGCAGATCCCCATCACGGGTGGCTACTACTACGGTCGCCTCAACGCCAACTTCTGA
- a CDS encoding phosphatase PAP2 family protein: MLHFITDFADQAVMLPVMITVALIMVVYGWWRGVVVWTVTAAAMLAVMLLLKIAGLYYAASEQAAIISPSGHVAAACMVYGGLLVLLGRRYFMRFPALMLVPLSGIGIAVACTRVALHTHTLFEVVTGGVVGCAAGLVLGRACGPVPPRLWLYLLPGVACVAMLFHGAHLGIEGAIRAMFLPRRVMT; the protein is encoded by the coding sequence ATGCTGCATTTCATCACCGATTTTGCCGATCAGGCCGTGATGCTGCCGGTGATGATAACTGTGGCCCTTATCATGGTTGTGTACGGCTGGTGGCGCGGCGTTGTGGTCTGGACGGTTACAGCCGCCGCGATGCTGGCGGTCATGCTGCTGCTTAAAATAGCCGGTCTTTATTATGCCGCGAGTGAACAGGCCGCCATTATCAGCCCCAGCGGGCATGTTGCAGCGGCGTGCATGGTGTATGGCGGGCTTCTTGTTCTGCTGGGACGGCGGTATTTCATGCGTTTCCCAGCTCTTATGCTGGTGCCGTTATCGGGCATTGGCATTGCCGTGGCGTGCACCCGCGTGGCGTTGCATACCCATACCCTGTTCGAGGTCGTGACAGGTGGGGTGGTTGGCTGTGCCGCGGGCCTGGTGCTGGGGCGTGCGTGCGGGCCTGTGCCGCCGCGGTTATGGCTTTATCTGCTACCTGGGGTGGCGTGCGTGGCCATGCTGTTCCATGGAGCGCATCTGGGCATTGAAGGAGCGATACGCGCTATGTTTTTGCCCAGGAGGGTTATGACGTGA
- a CDS encoding NAD-dependent succinate-semialdehyde dehydrogenase produces the protein MAYATTNPYTGEKLKTFPDATDQEVQTALTDAYEAFKAWRHTSFAKRAEVMKAAGAILRRDIDKYARLITLEMGKTYAESKAETILSAEIFEYYAEHAERLLKAEKLPVANPAEGEAMIIHQPQGIVFAIEPWNFPYYQVARIIAPQLSAGNTVLLKHASNVPQCAAAFDTLMQEAGLPKGGFRNLYAARHHTEVILSDPRVCGVALTGSEGAGAIVAGVAAKALKKSTMELGGSDAFVVLEDADLEKTVKWAVFGRHWNAGQVCVSAKRLIVADAIYDRFVELYKKGVASLKAGDPMDPATQLAPLSSQKAADDLRAQVEEAKKHGAVVEVIGAPVPEKGAFFQPLLMTNLHENNEARHWEFFGPVTQLYRAKDEADAIRIANDSPYGLGGAVFTKDTKRGVKVAEQIYTGMVYVNHPTMVKADLPFGGVARSGYGRELIGLGIKEFVNHKLIDVVDIDAPF, from the coding sequence ATGGCTTATGCTACGACCAACCCTTATACTGGTGAAAAGCTGAAGACTTTCCCCGATGCTACGGATCAGGAAGTCCAGACCGCGCTGACCGATGCTTATGAGGCCTTCAAGGCCTGGCGCCACACCTCGTTTGCCAAACGTGCGGAAGTGATGAAGGCCGCAGGTGCCATCCTGCGTCGCGACATTGACAAATATGCCCGCCTGATCACGCTGGAAATGGGCAAGACGTATGCGGAATCCAAGGCCGAGACCATCCTGTCGGCAGAGATCTTCGAATACTACGCCGAACATGCCGAGCGCCTGCTGAAAGCCGAGAAGCTGCCGGTCGCCAACCCCGCTGAGGGCGAGGCCATGATCATCCACCAGCCGCAGGGCATCGTTTTTGCCATCGAGCCGTGGAACTTCCCCTACTATCAGGTAGCCCGCATCATCGCGCCGCAGCTTTCCGCCGGTAACACGGTGCTGCTCAAGCATGCCTCCAACGTGCCGCAGTGTGCCGCAGCCTTCGATACGCTGATGCAGGAAGCCGGCCTGCCCAAGGGTGGCTTCCGCAACCTGTACGCCGCCCGCCACCACACCGAGGTGATCCTGAGCGATCCGCGCGTGTGTGGCGTGGCCCTGACCGGCTCCGAAGGTGCTGGCGCCATTGTGGCAGGCGTTGCCGCCAAGGCGCTCAAGAAATCCACGATGGAACTTGGTGGTTCCGACGCATTCGTGGTGCTGGAAGATGCCGACCTGGAAAAGACCGTGAAGTGGGCCGTGTTTGGCCGCCACTGGAATGCGGGCCAGGTCTGCGTCTCGGCCAAGCGCCTGATCGTGGCTGATGCGATCTATGACCGCTTTGTGGAGCTGTACAAGAAGGGCGTGGCCAGCCTGAAGGCTGGCGACCCGATGGACCCGGCAACGCAGCTGGCCCCCCTCTCCTCGCAGAAGGCAGCCGATGACCTGCGCGCGCAGGTTGAAGAAGCCAAGAAGCATGGCGCTGTTGTGGAAGTGATTGGCGCACCCGTGCCGGAGAAGGGTGCCTTCTTCCAGCCTCTGCTCATGACCAACCTGCACGAGAACAACGAAGCCCGCCACTGGGAGTTCTTTGGCCCCGTAACGCAGCTTTACCGCGCCAAGGACGAGGCTGATGCCATCCGCATCGCCAATGACTCGCCCTACGGGCTGGGTGGTGCTGTCTTCACAAAGGACACCAAGCGCGGCGTCAAGGTGGCCGAGCAGATCTATACCGGCATGGTCTATGTCAACCATCCGACCATGGTGAAGGCCGACCTGCCGTTTGGCGGCGTGGCGCGCTCGGGCTACGGCCGTGAGCTGATCGGTCTTGGCATCAAGGAATTCGTCAATCACAAGCTGATTGACGTTGTGGACATCGACGCCCCGTTCTGA